The following are from one region of the Procambarus clarkii isolate CNS0578487 chromosome 52, FALCON_Pclarkii_2.0, whole genome shotgun sequence genome:
- the LOC123763710 gene encoding serine protease HTRA3, producing MMLSVISLTLITASAALTALRPETLECVPCSPSRCPAIGECPLGITWDVCNCCEVCAKELDEECGGPWSAYGKCGPGLTCLKDARECPYLFHPRGSPADTGSDICDHYLFNAIGRCVASDAVMESAFKRNIVKEATIAAENQRNTAPAPLKKFPTMAGRRLMMKDVLRAVEY from the exons ATGATGCTGTCTGTCATCTCCCTCACTCTCATCACAGCCTCCGCCGCCCTCACCGCCCTCAG ACCAGAGACCTTGGAGTGCGTGCCATGCTCCCCCAGCAGGTGCCCAGCCATCGGGGAGTGCCCACTGGGCATCACTTGGGACGTGTGCAACTGTTGTGAAGTGTGTGCCAAG GAGTTGGACGAGGAGTGCGGGGGTCCATGGAGCGCCTACGGCAAGTGTGGCCCCGGGCTGACCTGCCTGAAGGACGCCAGGGAGTGCCCCTACCTCTTCCACCCGCGGGGCTCCCCCGCCGACACCGGCTCCGACATCTGCGACCACTACCTCTTTAACG CGATCGGGAGGTGTGTGGCCAGCGACGCCGTCATGGAGTCCGCCTTCAAGAGAAACATAGTGAAGGAGGCGACGATAGCAGCAGAGAACCAGAGGAACACGGCCCCGGCTCCGCTTAAGAAGTTCCccaccatggcggggaggagactgaTGATGAAGGACGTGTTGAGGGCAGTAGAGTACTGA